One genomic segment of Cellulophaga sp. HaHaR_3_176 includes these proteins:
- a CDS encoding fumarylacetoacetate hydrolase family protein — MKLIRFGAEGNEKPGLQLNDGTRIDVSAFGSDYTEEFFGNDGIEKLKKWVINHKENCPKVPNDTRLGVPLIRPSKIVCVGLNYAQHAAEAGMDIPKEPVLFFKSTTALVGPNDDVIIPKNSEKTDWEVELAIVIGKKASYVEEADAFDHIAGYVLHNDVSERAFQIEKSGQWCKGKGCDTFAPVGPFIATTDEIKDPNNLSLWLKLNGKKMQDSSTSDFIFNVQYVVSHISQFMTLLPGDIISTGTPFGVGLGLTPPMYLKEGDVMELGIEGLGTSKQVCKNYKA; from the coding sequence ATGAAATTAATACGATTTGGCGCTGAAGGAAATGAAAAACCAGGATTACAATTAAATGACGGAACTCGAATAGATGTATCTGCATTTGGATCAGATTATACAGAGGAATTTTTTGGAAATGACGGTATTGAAAAATTAAAAAAATGGGTGATTAATCATAAAGAAAATTGTCCTAAAGTGCCAAACGATACGCGTTTAGGAGTGCCTTTAATCAGACCTTCTAAAATTGTTTGTGTAGGTTTAAACTATGCACAACATGCAGCAGAAGCGGGTATGGATATTCCAAAAGAACCGGTATTATTCTTTAAATCAACAACAGCTTTAGTTGGTCCTAATGATGATGTTATCATTCCGAAGAACAGTGAAAAAACGGACTGGGAAGTAGAATTAGCGATTGTTATTGGTAAAAAAGCATCTTATGTTGAAGAGGCTGATGCTTTTGATCATATTGCAGGTTATGTTTTGCATAACGATGTAAGTGAGCGTGCTTTTCAAATTGAAAAATCAGGGCAGTGGTGTAAAGGTAAAGGCTGTGATACTTTTGCTCCTGTAGGACCTTTTATAGCTACAACTGATGAAATTAAAGACCCTAATAATTTAAGCCTTTGGTTAAAATTAAACGGTAAAAAAATGCAAGACAGCAGCACATCTGATTTTATTTTTAATGTACAATATGTGGTAAGCCATATTAGTCAATTTATGACTTTATTACCAGGCGATATTATATCAACAGGTACCCCTTTTGGAGTAGGCTTAGGTTTAACACCACCAATGTATTTAAAAGAAGGTGATGTGATGGAATTAGGTATAGAAGGTTTAGGAACATCTAAGCAAGTTTGTAAAAATTACAAGGCTTAA